The window TTATTTTGCAAGCGGGAGGGGCTGTGCGCGCTCCTGTCTCCGGCCTCTGTTCCCCACCCCCCTTTCCCGGTCAAAGTCTCTCCTTCGGAAAAATGTCGGACACGGCAGTCGCTGACACTCGGCGCCTTAACTCCAAGCCGCAGGACCTGACCGACGCTTACGGACCGCCAAGTAACTTCCTGGAGATCGACATCTTTAATCCTCAGACGGTGGGCGTGGGCCGCGCGCGCTTCACCACCTATGAGGTTCGCATGCGGGTGAGTCACGGGGTGAGGGAGACAGCTGAGGGAGGACCGGGCGgcgtggggcggggagggggctgccatGGGGACAGCAGATGGCGGAGAAGATGCTTGAAGGGGTCATTTGGGGGTTAGGGACTTAATAGGTTTGGAGAGAGGTCTGCAGATTCGGTTGTGGTCCGAGGATGCAGAAAACTCCATCGGACAGGGGTGAGGGAAAACAGAACCCATGAGGAAGAAGTGAAGCATGGCTGGATAGGGTGGGGAGGATGAAAAAAGATTAGAGTGAGGAATTCAAGGAGATAGGAATCATGACTGTAGAgacagaaggaagaagggagggtggAAGAGGGCTTGGGGGATGGAAAGCCAAGGCGATATATCGATATATCGTTGGGTCTCATAACTAAACTAGGTTGTGGGAAGTCAGTCTGaagaaggagggcaggaaggctGGGCTTCTTCCTAATGAGGTCTCCCTGGGATGATGGAGTTAAGCAAAGCCTTGGGTTAAAGGAAAGATAGACTCCAGAAAAGGGAGACAGTGGGCTTGTGGGAGCAGAAATAAGAAAGGGAGTCTCCTTGAGACTGAGTGCTTCTCTGACTTGTGTAGGATTCGCATCTGAAGGAGAGAAGTGTTTTATGCTTAAGTTTTCTCAGGTACTACATGCTGTGTCTCATCATGAAACCTTGCCCTGGGATTGGTGGATTGTCAGTCATTGCTCTCATCCTGTGCTGATCCTTTAGATTTGAAGTATCCAGAATGTTTACTTCAATATTTATTAGCTCTCATTTGGTTTCTCTGTATATGaatgcctatttttttccttctgtcctAGATTAACCTTTTGGATTCTGACCTTGGTCTGTAGTTACTTTAATAAATGACATTTCAGGACTCCCCAGGAGTGGCTTCTTCCAGCATGCACTACAGAGGACTTTATTCTCTAGTGCTTAGTCCGCAATACAAGGATAGAATATGCAGATGGAGTACATGGTTTGCAGGTTCTTTTGCCCAGTTGAGGTAGTTATAGgtgaaaaagtttgagaactattttctagttttccttgtgttttcttttcagaCTAGCAGGTCAGAATGTTCTCTATGCACAGCATCCTGCTCAAACAGCATCGAAGACCTAAAAGAGTGtatgtgctttcatttttgaaggaatgaactgaagaagaaaatgtagtCTCCTACCAGGGCTTTGAAATCTAGTTGAGAAATGATCTCCAAATTCCAAGTTTGGCAAAGtccaaactgaagaaagaaaagtgaatacCAAAACACGAGAAACACTTGTCTatataaaaactatttgaaatCATCTCTTTGGGGAAGAATGATATTTAGGtccttcaaaatatgaaaaaggcAGAGACTTGTCAGTGGTGGAGAACTTAATTACCTGAGGGAGCCTGGGCATAACTTGTTCAGTATAACGGCTCTCTGCTGTGGGGTTTTGGAGTCATTCAATGCATTACCCGAGAGCCTTAGGGATTAGGAATGAAATAGCTCTCCACTTCAGGGATTAGGAATGAAATAGCTCTCCACTTCAGGTATTCTAATAACAATAGGGACTGTTCACCTAGTGCCTAGTATATGTCAGGCACTGAACCAGATTTTAGTTTCTATCTTAATCCTTACAAaaactccattttacaaatgggaagctgaggaggaatgcagtttaagtaacttgcccaagtacATATAAAATggggctggaatttgaacccaggtcggTCTGACTCTTTTGACTACACTTGAGTCCCTTTGACAAGGCTTAGTTGCAAAACTTTAGTGTGTAAAATTTTTCGACTTACTAAGTTTTTCATTAGTCCCCTCTacaatttcaaattatataatgataataaagttGATGGTGGTTCCTAGTTCTGTGGGTTTGAgttaatttgtgttgtttatgTTAATTTGTATGGTTGTATCggcttttaatgtttttattgaaCTCTGTTTTGGAGTTAAAATCACTGGTAAAATCATCTGGTTTTAAATTGCTGTTTTAAGTGATTGATCATGATATGCATTATAGGGAACATGAGACTTAGAGAATGGGCTGTGGGAGTTAGGCACAGCCCATTCTACTATACCATACACATAGTATAGTAGAAGCAGATGtcactgactttttttctttgtataatagCTAAATATCTCTGAGgctgttctctttcattttgctCAGGAAGGAATCTCCCCTTCCCCTTAATGGAGAGTCTAGAGAGGTGTTATGGTGACCTTACATGACATGGAACTTCTTAAGCGTCATTTGTCCTCTGGAGTTGAATgttgcttctttctctcctttcacttGACTTTGTGTTGATCAGAGCCAAAGGACTCTCAATATCCTGTACTGTGCAATCCTGGCTTCCTTATATGATCTGTTGGTTAGAGCCAGGAGACTATCCTAGTATGTAGTAGCCCCTTCCTTAGATGGCTAGGTGCTGAGATGAAAGGCCATTATTGTCACCATCCTGTGGTGGTAGGGAAAGAATAGCATTTTTATGAGTCAAAGGAGGAAGTCCACAAAATGGTAGTGGGTGTCTTGAAGAAtctactgagcattttttttcttttatttggtcCTTTGTTGGTTTCTGTGTAAGTCTGTAATGAACTCTGATGGAAACCTAAAATCATGTGAGACTGAAGGGCTTTTTTTCTTGCAAGATTCTGAGAATTTTTTCTATAATGGTTTATTTTGGTTAATACATGCACatggtacaaaattcaaaaggtacaaaaatgTATACTGTAAAAACTAggtctccctctttcctctgccctCCAGAGGTTCCCCTTTCTGAAGAAACCACTGTTTCCAgtttcttattcattcttttatagaACGGTTTaggtaataaaatattactttacatGTGTCTGTCTCCATTTCAACCCATTGAAATTCCTTGGACCTGATGTTCATGGGTAGAGTTGTAACTAATGTAAGTCGGCCAGTTATTTGGCTTTTGATGACCTATATCAGAACTGTATTCTGAAAAACAATTTCCAGATTCCAGGACTATAAAGCATGGTGTAGTGAGGACTGTGTGAAGCTCTAGCAGAGCCCCAGGATCCTCTTTTCCTGCCAAgagtggagaaaggagagaactAGTTCCTTTTATTACCCATCCATTGATCTGAATTGACTGGCAGGAAATATGGTCAATAGTAGTATGTGTGGTTGGCCATTTCTGCTTAGAATTTGTAAACAGAAGTGATGATCAGGACTTTGTCAGGGGGTTCATGTTGCCTCTAGAGCCTTGGGAATTTTCTCAGTGATTAAAATATGGGAATCAGCTGATTTATATCAGGGACCAAGCTATGGTAAGCCAACTTATGTAATGGCTATTTCGTCTGCATTTTCTAGATAAGGAAAGGATAAACAGATACATAAGGTCTCAAGTAATTGAGTCTTTATTGAGTAACTTGCATGTTTTGCATTTTAGAAGATGCAGAAGTAGTCATGTTTCCTAATCTTAATGAGATTGTAATGTACTTAGGTGGACAAAACAAAGAATGCATAAAATAATAGTGTGTTGTAcaatactaaaatataaaagtcaCAAGAGTTCAGAGGGGAGGGAGACCAATAAATCCAGTTGGTGTTGTCAGGAGATTTTCCTGTATGAAGTGAAACTTCAGTGAGGACTTATAGAATGGAAAGGATTTGGACAGGAAGAGCAGAGGAAGGCATGCCTTGGACgtgccttctcttcttttttttacctttttttattataatattcattaGTGTTGAGGTTGATGCCTTCTCTTCTTTACAGAGAActtaaattcactttttaatggaaaatgtgATATGTGCACATGATGAATTCAAATTGTACAAGGAAAAATGTGACTCTCCCACCCATTCCAAAGTCAATcactatttatctttttttgttttttttgagacagagtctcgatttgttgcctgggctagagtgagtgccgtggcatcagcctagctcacagcaacctcaaactcctgggcttaagcgatcctactgcctcagcctcccgagtagctgggactacagacatgcgccaccatgcccggctaatttttgctatatatattttagttggccagataatttctttctattttttagtagagacgggatctcgctcttgctcaggctggtctcgaactcctgagctcagaagatccacccgcctcggcctcccagagttctaggattacaggcctgagccactgtgcccggcctatttatcttttcataaatattttattcattaatataagtttatacatatatttctttttaatcacaaATAGAGACAAGCTACTGTTCTGTACCTTGATTTGACCACTTAATATGTTTCCATACTGGCATATAGATCTTTCACATTCTTTTCATAGTTGTGTCGTAGTCTGCGTACACACAGGTGTACCGTATTTAATCAATTGCCTGCTGatggatatttattattatttcaaataataaaatgcagTTAAACCTCTTGTATATGCATATTTACATACAAGTACAAGTctatctgtaggataaattctaAGCAGCACGAGACTTCTGATCACCAACTGTGACAAGGTTGGATGTGGTAAAGGTTGGTATTCACTCAGTGCTATTTTGAAAGGGTAATGGGAGCATGGACCATAGGAGCTATTTCTTCACTGGGTGAAGTGGTTCTGACAAGTGGCCACCACAGGTTGAACATTACTTGCtatctctcttctttcattcttcctcCCTGTAGACAAACCTACCTATCTTCAAGCTGAAGGAGTCCTGTGTACGGCGGCGCTACAGTGACTTTGAGTGGCTGAAGAATGAGCTGGAGCGAGATAGTAAGGTATGGCCCCATTCTCTGTGGAAAGAGTGAACACATTCTTATCTACCAAATCTCAATATATTGGATCTGAGGGATACCCTTTGAAACTTGAAAGTGGTAAattcaggactttttttttaagtattacttTTACTACTAGCTACTTTTAGTAGCTAGTAAAGTTGTACAACTTAACTCCTATAGGTGCTAAGAATGGAAAGTATGGTGTTGGAAAAGTCCTAGATAAATTCTTGGATGGTAGTGGATGGGAAAGAAATGATTATTTGgagtttatttcctttctttcgaGATAGTAAACCTCTCCTCCCACAGAAACAGTTGGATTAATTATTTGACGTGAGTCATCCTGACTGTTATAATGGTCTTAGTTCTTGCAAGTTGCTGGCTGTGGGACAGGATGGACCCTATGCCTAATAACAAATGAGGTATACAGTGCTTTACCATCTCAtgctcactctgtctctctcccatGTGGCTGATATTTTGTGTCTGCCTGCAGATTGTAGTACCACCACTGCCTGGAAAAGCCTTGAAACGGCAGCTCCCTTTCCGAGGAGATGAAGGGATCTTTGAAGAGTCTTTCATTGAAGAAAGGAGGCAGGGCCTTGAACAGTTTATTAACAAGTAAGCCAAGTTCCTGGGGGCTCTGCTTGCTACTTTTGCCCTCATGGTCCTTCTTTATGTTTTGTCTACCTCATCTTTTGTAATGGGTACTATGATGTGGCCCCAACTGTGTGGTGGTAAAACTCCATTCCTTTGAGCAGAATTCTGATCCTATATGTTAGGGCCTAAGAAAGCACTACATGTTGGTTGTATCTAGGGATTTCCTTGCCTTGCCCCTCTATGCCCCCTTTCCCTCTACAATATTAGGGTTGGGGTGGTACTCTACTGCTCTCCTTCAGTGGCTTGAACCTTAGGGCTGATCTTGCCCTTCCTTCCCTATCCACACTCCCATACCTCTGCTAATTCTCTCTGACTCCAAATACTACTGATAACAATCTTGGTCTCTTTCTAGAATTGCTGGGCACCCACTGGCTCAGAACGAACGCTGCCTACACATGTTCCTGCAGGAGGAGGCAATTGACAGGAACTACGTCCCTGGGAAGGTGCGCCAGTAGGAGCCCCTCTCACCACTTGCCCTCTACTTTCCTGCTGAAATGACATTGGTTTTTACACTaagcctctctttctctttgatcTGAAGTTGGCTGCCCATCCCCTGGCCTCATAGACTGTCTGGCATTTTGCTCCTTGGTACCTGACTACACCGTGTGGGCACTCTGCTAGGATTCTCTTCTCTGAGGAGAGGTGGGAAACCACAGGCAGATGCCCTTTGCTTGGGgttgggaggtgggtggggggattGGACTGGAAGGCAATTTCCTGGGCATTTACCCATGCCAGAAGACTAACCTTGGGGGGAGGGGGTCTTGTGCTGGTAAGGCACTTGGATACATACTGATGCTGCAAGTCCAGGGGATTTTTCTTACTCTTAGGTTTAACCAGGAACACTGAGCAGGGAAAAACCCTGCCTTTCCTGCCTGCatgaactttttcctttttgggaaTGTGGTAGAGACCCAGaagctctccttttttttttctctaggccTGCTCCCAGTTTTCTCAACagtttcttttgttcctttttctctcccttgttGCTTTTCATGGCAGTAATCCTCCTAGAGTCCAAGCATTATGTTGTGTGGGTTTTCTGGGCCCATCATCATGGCTGCTTCAGAGTCAGAAGAAAGCCATAGGGCAGTAGGGGAGCTCCTATTGCCTAGCCCCTCTCCTTTTGTGGCTTCCCATTCTGGCTACCCACTCACCAGTAGGTGAGTTAATATGGGTCAGCAGTTCTCCCTCCCCAAGCCCTTGCTACTTTATGGGTTAGCTTTGCAGGTTTGGTGGCTTGATGGGTGGGGGGTAACTCACCACTACCAGGTAGCTCCATGAAGGGTGGGAATTAATTATGTTCTAGGTTCCTCCCAATGGTAGGGAAGGGCATCACCACTCTCTTCCTTCCATTCTCCTTTCCCCCTGTCCCATTTAGTGCTGCCACTGGGCAGAAGCACACAAACAAACCACATAGTCTCTGACTTCTCACTGAGCACTTTGAGCTGTTGAATGGGGCTCAGGGGCAAGAGTTGTCGCTGCTCTCCCCAGCTTGGTCACAGGGTTATTGAACTGCCTGCACTCGTTTCCCACGCAACTCCAGCGTTTTCCCCAGAAGTTGAACTAGGGATAGCAGCCGGATGTGAATTTTCTAAATCTTAGATTCTGAAACAGCTTCTTGAGGCTGGCAGCTGTCCTGAGCTTCTGTGTGGGAGGTAGTGGTTTGTTTGTTGGGGCCTGATTTCTGTCCCAGGTGGTGGGATGAGAGCAAGTTAACTCTGCTGCCAGGTGAAAAGTGGGAGCTCTTTGCTTAGACTCCCTGTCACAGAAGGATTGGAGTTTTCTATACAAGGCCTTGCGGAAAAGGATTGCTGATGCTGACGTGACCCTGATCAGAGAGATTAGGGTTGGATTTTGACATGGATTTGGAGCCTGTATAAATGTTGAAGTTCCCTGAGACAGCTCTCCAGCTGCTGAGCCTGTGCCAGGGGCTAAGCAGCCCCTAGAGAGAGGCTCTGCTCCCTTTCCCACCTCGCCAGTGTTGGTGTTGTTGCTGCCTTTTTGATTTGTATCCTCTGttatagacttttttaaaaaaaggttccTTCTTTCATTGTGCACAAGTGCTGAGAGTCTGAGGCCCCATTTCTGCTGTGTATATATCCTGACTCGGGGCTTTTTTTCAGCAAACTGTTGATTCTTCTGTCAGACAATGTCATATTCAACTCTGTTCATATTAAACCACTGTGAAGCAAGCCTCTGTTTTCCTGCTTAAGTtgtatatttagtattttttagtGTCTAGAACATGCTGTGCATAAATCATAAAACAAGGCCAATGTCCTGAGGTAATaagttttgtatttaaattttttttctggttttctcaggggaaaatttaaatttttttaaaaagcagaattataACTGCATGTAGTGATATTTACCTATCCTTCTTGCAACTTATAACTGACTTTGTCACACAGGTAACATATCTGCTTGCAGGAAGTAGCCATAGGCTCAGTATCTGTGGTTTGGGTCAGATTTAGCAGATTTGGTTTTTAAGCTTGTGGGTTTATACTGATTTGGGcagaatatatttatagtatatatgtgtatgtgcatgcatatgtaATATGTgtacataaacacacatgcatgtgctcatctgacacacacacaccaccaacACTGTTTTTTTCATAGACTTTTTACCTCAATTGAGACTTTTCCCCCCCCAAAATTTGGTGCAGGCAGAAAGGTGGGTAAACTCTGAGAACTTTTGATGGGTGGATATTTTCAATGGACCAATATGTTCTGAAATGGTTTTCCTACAGAGTGTTTGGGGAAGGGTTGGAGTGAGGGGTGATAGGAATCTTGTCATTTGGAAAGTCAAAGCTAGTTTTAATGTAGTTCAGCATGGAAAGAAGGTATAGAAAGTGATGTGTTCAAAACATTAGGAAATTAAGGTGACTTAGCAGTATTTGGTTCTAAGTAAAAGAGTGAgggctgggaggccgaggcgggtggatcgtttgagctcaggagtttgagaccagcctgagcaagagcgagaccccatctgtactaaaaaaataaatagaaattatataaagtgaaaaaaaatttaaaaaaagagggcTGAATTGAAAAAGTTAAGATTTTGGTAGTTGAGGAATGAGATGACTGATGACTAAAGACATCTGAGGGCTAGGGAAGAATAGGTATTTCTGTGAGATAGGGAAAGGAAGAGTAAAGAGAGAAATGCAAGGCGGCAGTGTTAGAGAATGAACTGGAGAATAACTAGAAAAAGCAGCAATAATATAAAGTATTAACAAAATTTTGGGCACATGACATTCATTTAACAAGTGCTAATAGTATTCTGTGTGCCCAGCCCAATGTTAAAAGCTGTGCTGGCAGTGTGATAGGGTGGTTGTAGTATAAGTAAAATATgattatattacattatttttcttcatagaccTTAGATTTCTGTTCAAGAGATTTCTATACAAGATAAGAAAATGCTGGAGACTTAGAGGTTCAGGCATATCTGGTTAGTTgtccagtcttttttctttttcttttctttttttttttttaaatatcaggcCGGGTAAATTCCTTCTCTTTGAAGTCAGTTGGCCATTTTAGCACAGTAACTGGGTTCCACAAGAACCCTAAATCTAAGCTTTCTTACCCGTCAACACTGAGGAGAAGCATACTTTTCTTTTATAAGGAATTCAAGTTTATACATGTATCTGAGTGTTTACTGCTAATTAATCCCCTTTATCTGTAGCACAGAAAGGGCTTAACCTTACACTGGAACCTGGGGGAAAGAGTCTaacaaaaaattttgaacataGCTAGACCCAAAAGAAGTCTAAATCTTCACATTCCAAAGATGCCTTATCTACACTTTGACCCATTCTCTGAGACAAGGAATTGAGCTAGTAAAGGTGGGAGAGGTGGACAACATTCAGGCCTTCTGGAGTTTTTGTTTGATAGCTATCCTAGGTGAGCATACTTCTGTGTTGAAATATATGCTGccataatttaagtaaaattacttTCTGCTGTGGAAATGTAGATTAGCTGCTCACCAAAGTGGATTTTCCTTCATATTCTTGAGGACCCCTGAGTCACCTCTGGTATTCTCTTCTTAGAGACACAATAACAGttctaattttttcttacttGGCTCATTTTTAACccttttatctttatattaaatCTCCGCGAGGTCCTCACATGTCCCTAAGTCTAAAACTAGATACCAATTTAATTATAGCCTGAAGGTTAGGTGGttgttattccatttatacaTCCGTAGTATTcaagtttacttttaaaatataaactcttcGTGACTAATTTAGCTTGTGGTTGTCTGCCACTCCCTTCCTGATCACCCACCACCCcttatcctcttttttttttttttgctttgcttgtgTATAAAAACCAATTAATTATTCcctattttacctttatttcttctctctatcCCCTCCATCTCTCTGTTATCCATTTAAGAAAAGAGAACTCATACCCTATAAAACAGACAAACTGGGGGTAATTATCAACATCACAAAagaattctttattattattatattattattatttttagagatagggctttgctctgttgcccaggctggagtgcaatggcccaatcatagctcactgcaacttcgaaATCCcaggcttaagcgattctcctgcctcagcctcccaagtaactaggactacaggtgtgtgctaccatgcctggctaatatttaaaaattttttttgtagagatgagggcttgctatgttgcccaggctggtcttgaactcctggcctcaagcaatcctcctttctcagcctcctaaagtgctgggattacaggcatgagccaccaggcctagCCCAAAAGGATTCTTTAAATCACTGTAGGCTTCCTTCCATCTGTCTGTTTATCTATACATTTAAGAACAGAGAACTCATTCCTTATAAAACAGACGAATGGGGTAATTATCAACATCACAGAAAAGTATTCTTTAAATCACTGCAGGCTTCCTTTAAATAGGTGTTTCCCATGGTGGTTTTAAGAGTCTATATATAGGTTATCAACTACTTGATATAGAGATACTGAAGGCAAAGGGTTAAGAGGCACTGCCAATTGAAGAACAGCTAGAAATTAGGATAAAACAATAGTtcttaaacaataaaatacagttagattcacagaaattttatttattacttttcaagaaaatgttatattaGTATACCAATAATGTTTTCTGTCTAGATACAGTCAACTTTTCATCATCTGTGCTAATTTTGTCATACATGtttgttctaaaatttaaatacagaggTGTCTGATAttcataagatttaaaaatattttataatatgtcatCATATTGAAGACTCAGGAAGATCtgaaaagaagtagaaagagTACTAGGCCTGGAATAGAAACCTAACTTAAGGAGCTGGCTATATAGCTGGCTACAGGACCTTAGTTGAATTGCCTCACCATTTTGGGCCTGTTTTCTGAACTATAAAATGAGAGGATTTGACTAAATGATCTCTGAGGTATCTTAAATCTCTAACTTTTATGATTTCCCACCCTTGCTAAGGAGTTGAGTAAACCCTGAAAGTGATGCCACCAAAAAATCGAAAGCACAATTTTTCCTGAGTACGATGGAGTTTACTATAGTGTAGTTTTCCCTTCCAGAAATGAATGACTCTTCACTTGTCCTGATTAGATTTTGTTTTCCCACATCCTGTTGTATCAAGTCATGAGTGCCCCATTGAAACTTGATGTTGATTTGGTTTACAGTTGCCCTAATATTATTGTTGGTCTTCTAGCTGAAATCTTTAAATGAAATAGTCACCTCATACGTATGTGGagttattcttatttaaaaaatataaattataactttGTTGATCTGATTACAGaagtgcctattttgttaaaatgttttattgtggtgataaaaattcaaaagtaattaATGTTAGTTGacaaaattcaaacaaatcataaatgtataaagtaaaaagtgaaagattTTTCCTTAGTCCCTCTCCCTACTCTCATTCTCCAAGAATAACTTTTAATTTGGTGTGTGTCTTCTCAGACcgttttctctgtgtgtgtattaatatacacatatatacatgtatgataCCCACACACttgtatatagttttttaaaaaaatgggataTTATGTCTACTATTTTGCAACTTAATGTTTTCACTTTGCAATGTATTCTGAATTTCCTCTCACATTAATATATGGAAAtttacctcatttaaaaaatggctgCATAACACTTCATAGTCTGGTTGTATCACAATTTAATAATTTACCTATTGATGGAAGTTTGTCTCCAATCATTCACTATTACAAATGGTGCTACATAAAACTTTGCTCCTCTGTATAAGTATTCCTGTAGGATAGATTTTGAGATAAGGAATTGCTGGGTTAAAGGGTAtatgcattttacattttgataggAACAGCTAAACTGCCTTCTTTAAGAGTGCAGTTTAGGCTTCCATTGACAGcaaatgagaatttctttttcccCACAAAGTTTCCTTGCCAAAAGtggtaaaaatttaaacaattgaTAATAATCCATACTATTTGGTGAAAATCATCTTTCAtacttttaatttgcactttctGGTACATTTAGTTTTAATGATACCAGTGTTAGGTTTTTAAGTTTCTCCACACATTTAATTTTGGTCATTCTAGAGGCCCTATCTATTGCTGCCAATTGAGGATACTTACCACTCCTCAGCATAAACAAATCATCACACTTAATTAAAGTTCCTGAATGTTCATAGGTTTTTTTCCTACCTGACTTTGGGGGAAAATGAAGCAATTAGCCTGGTGACAAAGCAATATTATCTAAGGCGCTCTCACCACCAGTGCTTTTCTCAGATTGGCACTACTTGAGGTCAAGCCCAGAGTAATACTAACAGCTCAACTACAGGCTCAACTGACCTCAGGGCCAACCCCCTTGAGTACTCGGGGAAATATTACTTTCCCTCTGGGGTCACCATCCCTCCAGCTTGAACCTCCTCTTTGGTTATTCTCCCAGATCCAAACCTTAGATTTCAGACAGAGACGGAACAAGGATGAGTGCAAAGATCCAGACGGTGACCGAACTAGGAGGCTGAATTTACCAGGCCTCGGCTCTTCTGGTTGGCTGTCCACGCGTCAGTCAGAAATGAGCAAATTTTAGTTGGTCATACGCAGTGGGAAGCACATACCCTCTCCTGATTGGCCTCTtaatgggggtgggtgggtgggccATAGGGAGACCCGCTGGTTGGCTGGAATGGAAGACCAATGGGAACGCTGTGGCGCTGCTTTCGAAAGCGAGGCCTGCCCCCGCGCAGCGCCTGCATCAGTCAGCTGGTTTCCTCCGAGCTCCAGCGGCGGATCTGGTGACTGCGCCCTCCCGCAGCCTAGCTACCCTCTACTCCCGGCCCCGTTTGGAGCATCTCAGTGTCTCCAGTTGTGCTGTGGTGACTCTGGCTGTAGTCTACTTGTCTGGCCCTCAGGGAGGTTCTTCCTTAGGCTGCCGATCTGCTTCCACAAACACCAGCCCGGAACCTTTCCTCTGATATCGCCGCTGAGGTTGTAGGTCTGGGCCTGGGAATGGGGATCGGGCATCAGGGCGAGGTTCATCAGGCTGAGCATCGCTGCAGGATTCGGGGACAGAAGCGGGAGGGGTTGCGCTCTGAGGCTGTGAATACCTTCTTTGTA of the Lemur catta isolate mLemCat1 chromosome X, mLemCat1.pri, whole genome shotgun sequence genome contains:
- the SNX12 gene encoding sorting nexin-12 isoform X2 codes for the protein MSDTAVADTRRLNSKPQDLTDAYGPPSNFLEIDIFNPQTVGVGRARFTTYEVRMRTNLPIFKLKESCVRRRYSDFEWLKNELERDSKIVVPPLPGKALKRQLPFRGDEGIFEESFIEERRQGLEQFINKIAGHPLAQNERCLHMFLQEEAIDRNYVPGKDHLQLTIYRGLSIIRKKEHKEAVACIALCH
- the SNX12 gene encoding sorting nexin-12 isoform X1 gives rise to the protein MSDTAVADTRRLNSKPQDLTDAYGPPSNFLEIDIFNPQTVGVGRARFTTYEVRMRTNLPIFKLKESCVRRRYSDFEWLKNELERDSKIVVPPLPGKALKRQLPFRGDEGIFEESFIEERRQGLEQFINKIAGHPLAQNERCLHMFLQEEAIDRNYVPGKVTRMISKRRKEAIATCKTNLPLGNVLLGSRFQTLIFSFNLNFMRTYLCQVFCETLG